In Marinomonas posidonica IVIA-Po-181, a single window of DNA contains:
- the zntR gene encoding Zn(2+)-responsive transcriptional regulator — protein sequence MYRIGELATLYKINKDTLRFYEKSGLLHASARSDSGYRLYSEQDKDILHFILRAKGVGFTLAETQELLSIEINKESNSCSDVKQLVDDKLTEIEAKIAELKCFQSSLKKLSDACCGGHESAVHCTILEALEQDTNEVQYESSVHQGDQ from the coding sequence ATGTATCGAATTGGCGAACTCGCAACACTCTACAAGATCAATAAAGACACCTTACGCTTTTATGAAAAAAGCGGATTATTGCATGCATCAGCTCGCTCAGACTCAGGCTATCGACTGTATTCGGAACAAGACAAAGACATTTTACATTTCATATTACGAGCCAAAGGAGTGGGATTTACCCTAGCTGAAACCCAAGAATTGCTGTCCATTGAAATCAACAAAGAGAGCAATTCTTGCTCAGATGTAAAGCAGCTGGTAGACGATAAATTGACTGAAATCGAAGCTAAAATAGCCGAATTAAAATGCTTTCAGAGCTCGTTAAAAAAACTCTCCGATGCCTGCTGTGGTGGCCATGAAAGTGCCGTTCATTGCACCATTCTAGAAGCATTAGAACAAGACACAAACGAAGTCCAATATGAATCTTCCGTTCATCAAGGAGATCAATGA
- a CDS encoding LysR family transcriptional regulator yields the protein MESKHLIYLATILDKGSITAAAEYLNLAQPTLTRAMATLEMQAGTQLFTRSRFGVTSTQVGESLAREGRAITRRLGAAQEQVSRYKLGIKQNLRIASGSLLAMGVLPKVIDRMIEEHPDVSLTITCLNPSVALEGLLDDQFDIVIAPQSSDRNTTSLYSERLKEDKIGIFCGQQHPLANRSDIQIDDFMSLDWLSLGIASYFEQQTTEMLSSYGIHGARTKAVFRNDAYMLMKMLASGRYLAALPHFPVTVIKEEFSICELKLEHIQPVSRDLYLWCVSPLQEQFAFQSFQKIAKEVFEEQNIG from the coding sequence ATGGAGTCCAAACACCTTATATACTTAGCCACCATTCTTGATAAAGGCTCCATTACCGCGGCGGCAGAATACCTTAATCTTGCTCAGCCCACTCTGACCCGAGCAATGGCGACCTTAGAGATGCAAGCCGGCACCCAGCTTTTTACTCGCAGCCGCTTTGGCGTGACCAGTACCCAAGTGGGAGAATCCCTTGCTAGAGAAGGCCGAGCCATTACCCGTCGTCTAGGTGCTGCACAGGAACAAGTTTCTCGATATAAATTAGGCATTAAACAAAATTTGCGCATTGCTTCTGGCTCCCTTTTAGCAATGGGAGTATTGCCCAAAGTGATTGATCGCATGATTGAAGAACACCCAGACGTGTCTTTGACCATAACCTGCTTAAACCCCTCTGTTGCATTGGAAGGGTTACTCGATGATCAATTTGATATCGTCATTGCACCGCAATCATCAGACAGAAACACCACCAGCCTTTATAGCGAACGACTAAAAGAAGACAAAATAGGCATCTTCTGCGGCCAACAACACCCACTGGCCAATAGAAGTGATATTCAGATTGATGACTTTATGTCTCTTGACTGGTTAAGCTTAGGAATCGCTTCTTACTTTGAACAACAAACCACTGAAATGCTCTCATCCTATGGCATCCACGGCGCAAGAACCAAAGCCGTATTCCGCAATGATGCTTATATGCTCATGAAAATGTTAGCGTCTGGCCGCTATCTCGCCGCACTACCTCACTTCCCTGTTACCGTGATCAAAGAAGAATTTTCGATCTGTGAACTTAAGCTCGAACACATTCAACCTGTCTCCCGCGATTTGTACCTATGGTGTGTCAGTCCTTTACAGGAGCAATTCGCCTTTCAGTCTTTTCAAAAAATCGCCAAAGAGGTATTTGAAGAACAGAACATTGGATGA